In one window of Methanolobus mangrovi DNA:
- a CDS encoding methyltransferase cognate corrinoid protein: protein MSNQEMLDTLRDTIVTQNINGCAAATQEALDSGMTAVEIINGGLSVGMKIIGDKFEAAEVYLPQIMMSAKAMNAAMEILVPILAEEKGADDEGVGLAITYVQEGDIHDIGHRLVTTMLEANGFRIIDMGVDVPNDNILEEVAKHKGKKVLLVGSALMTTSMLGQKDTVSMLTEEGLRDSVKIMFGGAPVSDAWIAEIGADATAENAADAARVALDIMK, encoded by the coding sequence ATGTCAAATCAGGAAATGTTAGACACACTCAGAGACACAATCGTTACACAGAACATCAACGGCTGTGCAGCAGCTACCCAGGAAGCACTTGACTCTGGAATGACTGCTGTCGAGATAATCAACGGTGGCCTTTCAGTAGGCATGAAGATCATAGGAGACAAGTTTGAAGCAGCAGAGGTCTACCTTCCGCAGATCATGATGTCTGCAAAGGCAATGAACGCTGCAATGGAAATTTTGGTTCCTATACTTGCAGAAGAAAAGGGAGCAGACGACGAAGGTGTAGGTCTTGCTATCACTTACGTACAGGAAGGCGACATTCACGATATCGGACACCGCCTCGTAACAACAATGCTTGAAGCAAATGGTTTCAGGATAATTGACATGGGCGTTGACGTTCCAAATGATAATATACTTGAAGAAGTTGCAAAACACAAGGGTAAGAAGGTCCTGCTTGTAGGCTCTGCACTCATGACAACTTCAATGCTCGGACAGAAGGACACAGTGTCCATGCTCACAGAAGAGGGTCTTCGTGACTCTGTTAAGATCATGTTCGGTGGAGCACCAGTATCAGATGCATGGATTGCAGAGATCGGAGCAGACGCAACAGCAGAGAATGCAGCAGATGCAGCCCGTGTAGCTCTTGACATTATGAAATAA
- a CDS encoding histidine kinase dimerization/phosphoacceptor domain -containing protein produces MILENTSLKFKLILYIVVGTIIVLAASTAMTISTVTNQEEQLAYEQAIQIAGKHANNFNGDMEKYLAIAETNAATVGSFDSLSRDEANAMLRETLITHPQLVGVYVGYEPDAFDGQDSLYANTSGHDATGRFIPYWNTMEGTVKLYPLINYEDLSYYQGPKDTKENIITEPYFYEKLFIVSYVAPIMKDDEFVGISGVDVSLNYLDEDIGDVQAFETGYAFVVDREGVLVTYPYNKDWIGKKTLYDLGIDDYSLIADDIYNGNSGHLETVDSNTGEDVVMFYEPVEAGGFSFILVVPRDEIFAGVQNLTHKLMMISFVAIIFMGGFSYLIALSFTNTIKEIVYDFKKISKDAVMGRLYSRAKTDVEEDFKEIPIGLNEILDAVINPIHDTINLTTSLSHGKLSERSKMEAKGEFKQLSDTLDNFAESLDTMIEDSNRVLTAFQHNDFSQKIEVHGEGDFGILTEGIEETRITLAQIMDERKKLEEVRKKEIHHRIKNNLQVISSLLDLESEKFNDDTVIEAFRESQNRVISMALVHEELYKSQDMESIDFSDYLMKLVNELSYSYMIEKENIKVKLDLDIVFIDMDTAIPLGMIVNELVSNSLKHAFKPGEEGKIFVDLDLTDGKLTLTVGDTGVGFPEDIDFTATDSLGLQLVTTLASQINGIIELDRSEGTKFRIRLN; encoded by the coding sequence ATGATACTGGAGAATACGTCACTTAAATTCAAACTGATACTGTACATAGTGGTCGGGACTATAATAGTACTTGCAGCAAGTACAGCCATGACCATCTCCACTGTTACCAATCAGGAAGAACAGCTTGCCTACGAACAGGCAATCCAGATAGCCGGTAAACACGCCAACAACTTCAATGGCGATATGGAAAAATATCTAGCCATTGCAGAGACAAATGCCGCTACAGTTGGAAGTTTTGATTCCCTGAGCAGGGATGAGGCAAATGCCATGCTTCGGGAAACCCTGATAACGCATCCTCAGCTTGTGGGAGTTTACGTAGGTTATGAACCGGACGCTTTTGACGGACAGGACAGTCTTTATGCGAACACATCAGGCCACGATGCTACAGGACGTTTCATTCCTTACTGGAACACAATGGAAGGAACCGTCAAGCTCTACCCCCTGATCAACTACGAGGACCTTAGTTATTACCAGGGTCCAAAAGATACAAAAGAGAACATCATCACTGAGCCTTACTTCTATGAAAAGCTCTTCATTGTGAGCTATGTTGCCCCGATAATGAAAGATGATGAATTTGTTGGAATATCCGGAGTAGATGTTTCACTCAACTATCTTGATGAAGATATCGGCGATGTGCAGGCATTCGAGACAGGATACGCTTTTGTTGTGGACAGGGAAGGAGTGCTTGTAACATACCCATATAACAAGGACTGGATCGGCAAGAAGACACTCTATGACCTGGGAATAGATGATTATTCACTGATAGCCGATGATATATACAATGGAAACAGTGGGCATCTCGAAACAGTGGATTCCAATACCGGTGAAGATGTGGTCATGTTCTACGAACCGGTTGAAGCAGGTGGCTTCTCTTTTATACTTGTGGTCCCACGGGATGAGATATTTGCAGGTGTGCAAAACCTCACTCACAAACTGATGATGATATCATTTGTAGCTATTATTTTCATGGGAGGGTTCTCCTATCTCATAGCACTCTCATTTACGAACACGATCAAAGAAATCGTCTACGATTTCAAGAAGATATCAAAGGATGCGGTAATGGGCAGGCTCTATTCCAGAGCAAAAACGGATGTTGAGGAAGACTTCAAGGAAATACCCATAGGCTTGAACGAGATCCTTGATGCAGTGATCAACCCGATCCACGATACTATTAACCTCACAACCTCCCTTTCGCATGGAAAACTTTCAGAAAGGTCAAAGATGGAAGCTAAGGGAGAGTTCAAGCAGCTTTCAGACACACTGGACAATTTCGCAGAATCCCTAGATACCATGATAGAGGACTCCAATAGGGTACTTACTGCATTCCAGCATAATGATTTCTCACAGAAGATAGAGGTTCATGGTGAAGGTGACTTTGGTATTCTTACAGAAGGTATCGAAGAAACAAGAATCACTCTTGCCCAGATCATGGATGAACGCAAGAAACTGGAAGAGGTACGTAAGAAGGAGATACACCATCGTATCAAGAACAATCTTCAGGTCATTTCAAGCTTGCTTGACCTTGAATCTGAGAAGTTCAATGATGATACGGTTATCGAAGCCTTCAGGGAGAGCCAGAACCGAGTGATCTCAATGGCACTTGTACACGAAGAGCTCTACAAGTCACAGGATATGGAAAGTATCGACTTCTCAGATTACCTGATGAAACTTGTTAACGAGTTATCCTATTCATATATGATAGAAAAAGAGAATATCAAAGTAAAACTTGACCTTGATATTGTTTTCATTGATATGGACACTGCGATCCCATTGGGAATGATAGTCAACGAACTTGTTTCCAACTCACTGAAACATGCATTCAAACCCGGAGAGGAAGGGAAGATATTCGTTGATCTTGACCTTACAGATGGAAAGCTGACGTTGACAGTAGGTGATACCGGTGTGGGATTCCCTGAAGATATCGACTTCACTGCAACAGATTCACTTGGGTTACAACTTGTAACGACATTGGCATCCCAGATAAACGGTATTATAGAACTCGACAGAAGCGAGGGTACTAAATTCAGGATCAGACTCAATTAA
- a CDS encoding response regulator: protein MEEAKDIKILVVEDESIIALNIKKKLKSFGYTVPALATTGEEAIKMAEITFPDLILMDVRLKGDMDGIQTAEEIRKHFDIPIIFLTAYSDDKVLERAKKTEPYGYIVKPFKANDLKSNIEIALYRFGMNKPVSDE, encoded by the coding sequence ATGGAAGAGGCAAAGGATATTAAGATATTAGTAGTAGAAGATGAAAGCATAATTGCTTTGAACATAAAGAAGAAGCTCAAGAGTTTTGGGTACACGGTCCCGGCACTGGCCACGACCGGAGAGGAAGCTATCAAGATGGCAGAGATAACTTTCCCGGACCTTATTCTCATGGATGTAAGACTGAAAGGAGATATGGATGGGATACAGACCGCTGAAGAGATCCGCAAGCATTTTGATATTCCGATAATATTCCTCACAGCATACTCTGATGACAAGGTACTTGAAAGGGCAAAGAAGACAGAGCCTTACGGTTATATTGTGAAGCCTTTCAAGGCAAATGACCTGAAAAGCAATATCGAGATAGCACTTTACAGGTTCGGGATGAACAAGCCGGTAAGTGATGAATGA
- a CDS encoding helix-turn-helix transcriptional regulator, whose amino-acid sequence MKSSLIDVILNSEKRKNVLLLLIEGQKSREEIKTSLNVTSTALIPQIKILKEHGLVIQNGDYYILTNMGEVLVENMLPLLNVVEVFEENNDYWQNRNLNGIPKSLLKRFGELGNCLIIEPDLNYLFEFPKEFTENIAKSEYIMAFNAYFHPEYPAMYSRLAEKGIDISLIFTDSVYERMQQDFADDIEKFNSFDTTELRVSSEMTGLATLVSTDRFLFLCFFNNQGQYDHTILMSFDSNALQWSRELFDYYKERSEVVDKS is encoded by the coding sequence ATGAAAAGTTCCCTGATAGATGTCATCCTCAATTCTGAAAAACGAAAGAATGTCCTTTTACTTCTTATTGAAGGACAGAAGAGTCGTGAGGAGATAAAAACAAGTCTCAATGTGACTTCCACTGCCCTTATCCCCCAGATAAAGATACTCAAGGAGCATGGGCTTGTCATACAGAACGGAGACTACTATATCCTGACCAATATGGGAGAGGTGCTTGTTGAGAACATGCTCCCATTGTTGAATGTAGTGGAAGTTTTCGAGGAGAACAATGATTACTGGCAGAACCGCAACCTTAACGGAATACCAAAGTCACTGTTGAAAAGATTCGGTGAGCTTGGTAATTGTCTTATTATAGAACCTGACCTGAATTACCTGTTTGAATTCCCCAAGGAATTCACTGAGAACATAGCCAAATCCGAATACATTATGGCTTTTAATGCCTACTTCCATCCTGAATACCCTGCTATGTACTCCAGACTGGCTGAAAAGGGAATTGATATCTCACTTATTTTCACAGATTCTGTCTATGAGAGAATGCAACAGGATTTTGCAGATGATATTGAGAAGTTCAACAGCTTTGATACCACAGAACTGAGAGTATCAAGTGAAATGACCGGATTGGCAACCCTTGTAAGCACAGACCGTTTTCTTTTCCTGTGTTTCTTCAACAATCAGGGACAGTACGATCACACGATACTCATGAGCTTTGACAGCAATGCTCTGCAATGGAGCAGGGAACTGTTCGATTACTATAAAGAGAGATCAGAAGTAGTCGACAAGAGCTGA
- a CDS encoding APC family permease, which yields MSNKKDGTQPGIDWEHGAQCSKVICDPQELERTIDWKQGLAIALGVPLLILPSIGYLTSYVWSFAIVIWGATVLLGFLQNFAFGELATVFPKASGLPGYTQTVFGSDKDKNNKGKFKFGKFIGGFSAWSYWFGWSPVLAIYAILISSYIQGMVPSLAGINSTLLALVVGGFIFGSLAIINSKGLKNGAAAGFILAAISLIPLLVITIAPFFTGDFQMVNITSSWFPTDWSWDWEHILILLGLLAMAEWSAAAWETAAIYGPEYKKPSSDVPKALLVCGAICLVLYVLVQTSVIGALGVDGVLAEPISPMLPLANMSLGPIGASISIVMLIGAMLLIIQTAFLSSARSIYSMSVEGNLPSFLSKLNSHGHPMNAMIVDALFNMFLILLGTPTAILAASAIGYICANGISLYTYVKVRNDPEFSKLERPFKAPRGWKKVALATTILNTPFFLIGIVYLNSLELGWATTGVGFFMLCLFIPLWFYSQREARNRVPAMHAERREHGIFEPEPVPLED from the coding sequence ATGAGCAATAAAAAAGATGGTACACAACCTGGTATTGACTGGGAGCATGGTGCCCAGTGCAGTAAAGTAATATGTGATCCACAGGAACTTGAAAGGACGATCGACTGGAAGCAGGGACTCGCAATAGCATTAGGCGTTCCTTTATTGATCCTGCCTTCCATAGGATATCTGACAAGCTATGTCTGGTCTTTTGCAATAGTTATCTGGGGAGCTACGGTTCTTCTTGGATTCTTACAGAACTTCGCATTCGGAGAATTGGCAACAGTATTCCCGAAAGCCTCAGGCCTTCCTGGTTATACACAGACCGTCTTCGGTTCTGATAAAGACAAGAACAACAAAGGAAAATTCAAATTTGGTAAGTTCATAGGCGGTTTCAGTGCATGGAGTTACTGGTTCGGATGGAGTCCTGTCCTTGCCATCTATGCCATACTGATTTCAAGCTATATTCAGGGAATGGTGCCTTCACTTGCCGGTATCAACTCGACACTTCTAGCACTTGTTGTAGGAGGTTTCATTTTTGGTTCCCTTGCGATCATCAATTCAAAGGGACTCAAGAACGGTGCAGCAGCCGGATTTATTTTAGCTGCAATCTCTTTAATCCCACTTCTGGTCATCACCATCGCCCCATTCTTCACAGGCGATTTCCAGATGGTCAATATCACAAGTTCATGGTTCCCAACAGACTGGAGCTGGGACTGGGAACACATACTAATTCTTCTCGGACTTCTTGCAATGGCTGAATGGAGTGCTGCTGCATGGGAGACCGCCGCGATCTATGGTCCTGAATATAAGAAGCCAAGCAGCGATGTTCCAAAAGCCCTGCTGGTCTGTGGAGCTATTTGCCTTGTCCTCTATGTGCTGGTACAGACATCTGTTATCGGTGCTCTTGGAGTTGACGGAGTTCTTGCAGAGCCTATCTCCCCGATGCTTCCATTGGCAAATATGTCACTTGGTCCGATAGGTGCTTCCATTTCAATAGTGATGCTGATAGGTGCAATGCTTCTGATTATCCAGACAGCTTTCCTTTCATCTGCACGTTCTATATATTCAATGTCAGTTGAAGGTAACCTGCCATCATTCTTGAGCAAGCTTAACTCCCACGGACACCCAATGAACGCAATGATCGTTGATGCTCTTTTCAACATGTTCCTTATTCTTCTTGGAACTCCGACAGCAATTCTTGCTGCTTCTGCAATTGGTTACATCTGTGCTAACGGTATAAGTCTTTACACCTATGTGAAAGTCAGGAATGATCCGGAATTCTCAAAACTTGAAAGACCTTTCAAGGCTCCAAGAGGATGGAAAAAAGTGGCTCTTGCAACCACTATCCTGAACACACCATTCTTCCTGATAGGTATCGTCTATCTCAACAGTCTTGAACTCGGATGGGCAACAACAGGTGTCGGTTTCTTCATGCTCTGTCTCTTTATTCCTCTATGGTTCTACTCACAGAGGGAGGCCAGGAACAGAGTGCCTGCTATGCATGCAGAACGCAGGGAACATGGTATATTTGAGCCTGAACCGGTTCCTTTAGAAGACTAA
- the mtbA gene encoding methylcobamide:CoM methyltransferase MtbA, protein MTEYTPKERLARALTGQAVDRMPAVSVTQTGTVEQMEACGAFWPEANDDAEKMAALAEAGHTVVGFEAVRVPFDITAEAEFFGCEIKAGTQEQQPSVVGHVVKTVEDISKLEGYSLDHGRIGVVCDAIKILAAKYGDKLPIMGSMIGPFSLAQHINGDDWFMAIFTDEAFGLALMEFTTGFNIAYAKKMVENGADTMVIIDPTASAQLIGAEFYQKFVVPYHKRICDAMRELNVTTVLHICGDTTQGLALMESSGVDGISVDQNVDVATAVSKVDKAVIVGNLDPVNMLWNRTPEDIREESQKVLDAGIGLLAPGCGIVSKTPTENLQAMVKMAKNHKY, encoded by the coding sequence ATGACAGAATATACCCCAAAAGAAAGGTTAGCACGTGCATTAACCGGTCAAGCAGTTGACAGGATGCCTGCTGTCTCAGTCACCCAGACAGGAACAGTAGAGCAGATGGAAGCCTGTGGTGCTTTTTGGCCAGAAGCCAATGATGATGCTGAAAAAATGGCAGCACTTGCAGAAGCTGGACATACAGTCGTTGGATTTGAAGCTGTCCGTGTGCCTTTCGATATAACTGCGGAAGCTGAGTTCTTCGGATGTGAGATCAAAGCCGGTACTCAGGAGCAGCAGCCATCCGTTGTCGGTCATGTTGTAAAGACCGTTGAGGACATCTCAAAACTCGAAGGTTATAGCCTTGACCACGGTAGGATCGGTGTTGTTTGTGACGCTATAAAGATCCTTGCAGCCAAGTACGGTGACAAACTTCCTATTATGGGAAGCATGATCGGTCCTTTTTCCCTTGCTCAGCATATCAACGGTGATGATTGGTTCATGGCTATTTTCACAGACGAGGCATTTGGCCTTGCACTAATGGAGTTCACAACCGGGTTCAATATTGCATACGCAAAGAAAATGGTGGAGAACGGTGCTGATACAATGGTCATCATCGACCCAACGGCAAGTGCCCAGCTAATTGGTGCTGAGTTCTACCAGAAATTCGTGGTACCTTATCACAAGAGGATCTGTGATGCCATGCGTGAGCTCAATGTAACCACTGTTCTGCACATCTGTGGTGATACCACCCAGGGTCTTGCACTCATGGAATCATCCGGTGTGGATGGCATTAGTGTCGATCAGAATGTAGATGTTGCAACAGCTGTGAGTAAGGTTGACAAAGCTGTGATCGTGGGTAATCTTGATCCTGTTAATATGCTCTGGAACAGGACACCTGAGGATATCAGGGAAGAGTCACAGAAGGTACTGGATGCAGGAATTGGTTTGCTGGCACCTGGATGTGGTATTGTTAGCAAGACTCCTACCGAGAACCTTCAGGCAATGGTAAAGATGGCAAAGAACCACAAATACTGA
- a CDS encoding class II SORL domain-containing protein: MISDINVQRAKDNQNLTDMEKKHVPVIEAPVEVTAGEPFEVKVTIGDIAHVMEEDHYIQWVELHINGDFVGKKELKPTDGKAEAVFTVVGTEDMISAREIMNCRIHGFGVCGTCGTRSAIVILRAVESCNVHGLWEGSAGIEITSAISKPGKKCRWGPEL; this comes from the coding sequence ATGATATCAGATATCAATGTTCAACGAGCAAAGGATAATCAAAACCTTACTGACATGGAAAAAAAACATGTTCCTGTCATTGAAGCTCCTGTGGAGGTAACAGCAGGTGAGCCTTTTGAGGTAAAAGTTACGATTGGGGATATTGCTCATGTGATGGAAGAGGATCATTACATCCAATGGGTAGAATTACACATAAATGGTGATTTTGTCGGGAAAAAGGAATTAAAACCAACAGACGGAAAAGCTGAAGCAGTTTTTACAGTGGTTGGAACTGAGGATATGATCTCTGCACGTGAGATAATGAACTGCAGAATTCATGGATTTGGTGTATGTGGTACTTGTGGTACCCGATCAGCCATTGTGATATTAAGAGCTGTTGAAAGCTGCAACGTACATGGCCTATGGGAGGGTTCAGCGGGAATTGAAATAACTTCTGCAATTTCAAAACCTGGAAAAAAGTGTAGGTGGGGACCAGAATTATAG
- a CDS encoding AcrB/AcrD/AcrF family protein produces MNEDTKKQSWMMEAFDIIFIFILAFICLVVPTQIQGSVLVGWTETGAIQFLWDPVGFFSLLAVIIAFFVIMLYHSVSHYKF; encoded by the coding sequence ATGAATGAAGATACGAAGAAACAAAGCTGGATGATGGAGGCATTTGATATTATATTCATATTCATACTTGCCTTCATCTGCCTGGTGGTACCCACACAAATACAAGGTTCAGTGCTTGTCGGATGGACAGAAACCGGTGCCATTCAATTCTTGTGGGATCCGGTAGGCTTTTTCAGCTTACTGGCAGTTATAATTGCATTCTTTGTAATTATGTTATACCACTCGGTAAGCCACTATAAGTTTTAG
- a CDS encoding monomethylamine permease translates to MDGINEAKYKGAFAKDTYLIAGAIALLIIIEGYVVYNVLSLAGPAVSSSIIGIYVLFFGLVVGIEIIGYWQVRHSIKQHMFDFKYYD, encoded by the coding sequence ATGGATGGAATTAACGAAGCAAAATATAAGGGGGCATTCGCAAAGGACACATATTTGATAGCAGGTGCGATAGCATTGCTGATCATTATAGAGGGTTATGTGGTCTATAACGTATTGTCCCTGGCAGGTCCTGCAGTTTCCTCTTCAATTATAGGAATCTATGTCCTGTTCTTTGGATTGGTAGTGGGAATTGAGATCATAGGTTACTGGCAGGTACGCCACTCAATTAAGCAACATATGTTCGATTTCAAATACTACGATTGA
- a CDS encoding APC family permease, with the protein MTDEVTESPGLVKTLRPYHVWALGVGIVLVGEFMGWNFTVAKGGILGALLAMLVAGTMYVIISLCASELGSATKLAGGPYDWARLFVGPGAAASVGLAVYMEYIALEAADAIVVAFIAQEIFPELQVFPVTLLVIATLTFINYRGVVAALTLNFFMTAIAFLAIILFFFSGTFGGVFELHPENLFHGAMPNGMIGLFAALQFGPWFFLGIEGAAMCAEECKHPSRAVPLGQQAGMITLLVGAAMTLFICASLLPSNIPAEGLGVSVYPLFEAAQTSGVYFLIALLGLGTLLTCLSSANGCVCDSSRSWFALSRDHFVSNWFASVHPRYQTPYKAVIFTMPIAIAFAFSGYLDQVITFSIVSGLLCYVLIPFSLIRFRKMFPTHINKVRPFVSPLQPWISYFAMAIAITIMSTLFWGYRYNLIFALVFYLIAYFYFHNRHKKHQKDFDWKREMGWPNPSHHIEKE; encoded by the coding sequence TTGACTGATGAAGTGACAGAATCGCCAGGACTCGTCAAGACCCTCAGGCCCTATCACGTATGGGCATTGGGAGTGGGGATAGTTCTTGTAGGCGAGTTCATGGGGTGGAATTTCACTGTGGCAAAGGGAGGAATTCTGGGTGCACTGCTTGCAATGCTTGTTGCAGGAACAATGTACGTGATCATCTCTTTGTGTGCAAGTGAACTGGGATCCGCGACAAAATTGGCAGGGGGTCCTTATGACTGGGCACGTTTGTTCGTTGGACCAGGTGCAGCAGCAAGTGTAGGTCTTGCAGTATATATGGAATACATAGCCCTGGAAGCTGCAGATGCTATTGTTGTTGCCTTTATAGCACAAGAGATATTCCCTGAATTGCAGGTATTCCCTGTAACATTATTGGTAATAGCAACACTTACGTTCATTAATTACAGAGGTGTCGTAGCTGCATTAACGCTTAACTTCTTTATGACTGCTATCGCTTTCCTTGCAATTATATTGTTCTTCTTCTCAGGAACATTCGGTGGTGTATTTGAGCTTCATCCGGAGAACCTTTTCCATGGAGCAATGCCAAATGGAATGATAGGTCTGTTTGCAGCTTTGCAGTTTGGTCCGTGGTTCTTCCTGGGAATAGAAGGAGCAGCCATGTGTGCTGAGGAGTGTAAACATCCTTCAAGGGCAGTACCTCTTGGACAACAGGCAGGAATGATCACACTTCTTGTCGGAGCAGCAATGACGCTCTTCATATGTGCAAGTCTGCTTCCTTCCAATATACCTGCAGAAGGTCTTGGAGTTTCAGTTTATCCGCTGTTTGAAGCTGCGCAGACCAGTGGCGTGTATTTCCTGATTGCTCTTTTGGGACTTGGAACATTGCTGACATGCCTTTCCAGTGCAAATGGATGTGTTTGTGACTCCTCAAGGTCATGGTTTGCTCTTTCAAGAGATCATTTTGTGTCCAATTGGTTCGCTTCAGTGCACCCAAGGTATCAGACACCCTATAAGGCAGTTATTTTCACAATGCCTATTGCAATAGCTTTTGCATTCAGTGGTTATCTGGATCAGGTCATTACCTTCTCTATTGTATCCGGGTTGCTTTGCTATGTTTTGATACCATTCTCTCTGATACGTTTCAGAAAAATGTTCCCAACACACATTAACAAGGTGCGACCATTCGTGAGCCCGCTACAACCATGGATATCTTACTTTGCAATGGCAATAGCTATCACTATCATGTCCACGCTATTCTGGGGATATAGATACAATCTTATCTTTGCCCTGGTCTTCTATCTGATCGCATACTTCTATTTCCACAACAGGCACAAGAAGCATCAGAAAGACTTCGATTGGAAAAGGGAAATGGGATGGCCAAACCCAAGTCATCATATTGAAAAGGAGTGA
- a CDS encoding methyltransferase cognate corrinoid protein, protein MGKQEILDKLRDAIVLQDINGCAAATQEAVDAGISAVEAIEGGLSVGMKIIGDKFEAAEIYLPQIMMSAKAMNAAMEILTPILADEKTGEGVGTAITFVQEGDIHDIGHRLVSTMLGANGFKIVDLGVDVPNDTILAEVKKLQGNKVILVGSALMTTSMLGQKDTVEALVEENLRDSVKIMFGGAPVSDGWIAEIGADATAENAADAARVALGLMK, encoded by the coding sequence ATGGGAAAACAAGAAATTTTAGATAAACTCAGAGATGCTATAGTTTTGCAGGATATCAACGGCTGTGCTGCAGCCACCCAGGAAGCTGTGGATGCAGGTATCAGTGCTGTTGAAGCGATAGAAGGCGGCCTTTCGGTAGGTATGAAGATCATAGGAGATAAGTTTGAAGCAGCAGAGATCTATCTTCCACAGATCATGATGTCTGCAAAGGCTATGAATGCTGCAATGGAGATTCTTACCCCTATACTTGCAGATGAAAAGACCGGAGAAGGCGTTGGAACAGCTATCACTTTTGTACAGGAAGGTGACATCCACGACATTGGTCACCGTTTAGTTTCAACCATGCTTGGTGCAAATGGTTTCAAGATAGTGGATCTTGGTGTTGATGTACCAAATGATACCATATTAGCTGAAGTCAAAAAGCTTCAGGGTAACAAAGTAATCCTTGTGGGATCCGCACTCATGACCACATCCATGCTGGGTCAGAAAGACACAGTGGAAGCTCTTGTAGAAGAAAACCTCAGAGATTCTGTAAAGATCATGTTCGGTGGTGCACCTGTTTCAGATGGATGGATAGCAGAGATCGGAGCAGACGCAACAGCAGAGAATGCAGCAGATGCAGCACGTGTAGCATTAGGACTCATGAAATAA